From Sphingopyxis sp. USTB-05, the proteins below share one genomic window:
- a CDS encoding TonB-dependent receptor translates to MKAMRIFLAAGSAMGFVLAVPAFAAEEAPADTVAAEGDIIVTAQRRAESMNDVGMAIQAVDGKTLENLRVTDMRDLTTVAPSFTVSQSYQGVPTYTLRGIGFNTINLSATSTVGTYVDEVAYAYPIMNTGPVMDLERVEVLKGPQGTLYGRNTTAGLINFITAKPTDSFEGSIKADLGNYQTYNVDGFVSGPLGEGISARIAFRSENSDKGWQVSNSRGERLGEVEKYGVRGALAIDPAPGAHFDLSVTYWRNKSDTVAGQGIGFTPATNPTTGTSNSRFFNAPGLATYLANNFPTKASQADWAPEAGRSADIGTGLGLDGPLAENNRFWGLKLRWDQDLGDTMKLVSLTSYNDFKRNALSDWSGAPFEILLQNTVGRIKSFAQELHVEGETGAVNWLVGGYYANDRILDSNRTLLGQNANVGLIRAAGAPLLASPLFNSAGYTPLQLSQAFRTYEDIGRIRTTTWSLFANADAELTEQLKLTVGVRYTEDKQRYNGCSRDFNGNMLPNVNVVNRALYLQTYGVLAPQIAQGQCNTFDPATGTFGEVRSLLKENNVAWRVALDWSPNDDTLLYASVSRGYKSGTTPINAANLARQNAPVKQEKLTAYEVGVKATLADRLVQANLSAFYYDYGDKQISTYFADPIYTALSRLDNVPDSKAYGVEGELTIRPATGLTLAANALYLKTRINDYNGTNAAGQPENFDGAEFIYSPKFQGSLTLAYDTPVSDTLNLTGAVSARYQSKSNTIFEDIDLYKVDAYGTVNASLGLKDESGWSVSLWAKNLFDKYYWSAVASNANVVVRFANQPRTYGLTLGYDF, encoded by the coding sequence ATGAAGGCAATGCGTATTTTCCTGGCCGCAGGTTCGGCGATGGGCTTCGTGCTGGCGGTGCCCGCGTTCGCCGCCGAGGAAGCGCCTGCCGATACGGTTGCCGCCGAAGGCGACATCATCGTCACCGCACAGCGCCGCGCCGAATCGATGAATGACGTCGGCATGGCGATCCAGGCCGTCGACGGCAAAACGCTGGAGAATCTGCGCGTCACCGACATGCGCGACCTGACGACGGTGGCGCCGAGCTTCACCGTTTCGCAAAGCTATCAGGGCGTGCCGACCTATACGTTGCGCGGGATCGGCTTCAACACGATCAACCTGTCGGCGACATCGACCGTCGGGACATATGTCGACGAAGTCGCCTACGCCTATCCGATCATGAACACCGGCCCGGTGATGGATCTCGAACGCGTCGAGGTGCTCAAAGGCCCGCAAGGAACGCTCTATGGCCGCAACACGACCGCGGGCCTGATCAACTTCATCACCGCCAAGCCAACCGACAGTTTCGAAGGCAGCATCAAGGCCGACCTCGGTAATTACCAGACCTATAATGTCGACGGCTTCGTCTCGGGCCCGCTCGGTGAAGGCATATCGGCGCGCATCGCGTTCCGCAGCGAGAATAGCGACAAGGGCTGGCAGGTCAGCAACAGCCGCGGCGAACGGCTCGGCGAGGTCGAGAAATATGGCGTCCGCGGCGCGCTCGCGATCGATCCCGCGCCCGGCGCGCATTTCGATTTGTCGGTTACTTATTGGCGCAACAAGTCGGACACCGTCGCGGGGCAGGGGATCGGCTTTACCCCCGCGACTAACCCGACGACGGGCACGAGCAACTCGCGCTTTTTCAATGCGCCGGGGCTCGCCACATATCTGGCGAATAATTTCCCGACGAAGGCGAGCCAGGCCGACTGGGCGCCAGAAGCGGGGCGCTCGGCCGATATCGGGACCGGGCTCGGCCTCGATGGCCCGCTCGCCGAAAACAACCGCTTCTGGGGTCTGAAGCTGCGCTGGGATCAAGATCTTGGCGACACGATGAAGCTGGTTTCGCTCACCAGTTACAATGACTTCAAGCGCAACGCTTTGTCGGATTGGAGCGGCGCCCCGTTCGAGATATTGCTTCAGAACACCGTCGGACGGATCAAGAGCTTCGCGCAGGAATTGCATGTCGAAGGCGAGACGGGCGCCGTGAACTGGCTCGTCGGGGGCTATTATGCGAACGACCGCATCCTCGATTCAAACCGCACCTTGCTTGGTCAAAATGCCAATGTCGGACTGATCCGCGCTGCGGGGGCACCGCTGCTCGCCAGCCCGCTGTTCAACTCGGCCGGATACACGCCGCTGCAACTCAGTCAGGCCTTCCGCACCTATGAGGATATCGGCCGGATCCGCACCACGACATGGAGCCTCTTTGCCAATGCCGATGCCGAATTGACCGAACAGCTGAAGCTGACCGTCGGCGTGCGCTATACCGAGGACAAGCAGCGCTACAATGGCTGCTCGCGCGACTTCAACGGCAATATGCTGCCGAACGTCAATGTCGTGAACCGCGCGCTCTATCTGCAAACTTATGGCGTGCTCGCGCCGCAGATCGCGCAGGGACAGTGCAACACCTTCGATCCCGCGACGGGAACCTTTGGCGAGGTGCGGTCGCTGCTCAAGGAAAATAATGTCGCTTGGCGTGTCGCGCTCGACTGGTCGCCGAACGACGACACCTTGCTCTACGCATCGGTCTCGCGCGGGTATAAATCGGGCACCACGCCGATTAACGCCGCGAACCTCGCGCGCCAGAATGCGCCGGTGAAGCAGGAAAAGCTGACCGCCTATGAAGTGGGCGTGAAGGCGACGCTCGCCGATCGCCTGGTGCAGGCCAATCTCTCGGCCTTTTATTATGATTATGGCGACAAACAGATCAGCACCTATTTCGCCGATCCGATCTACACCGCGCTCTCGCGGCTCGACAATGTTCCCGATTCCAAGGCTTATGGCGTCGAGGGCGAATTGACGATCCGTCCGGCGACCGGGCTGACGCTCGCCGCCAATGCGCTGTATCTCAAGACGCGGATCAATGATTACAACGGCACCAATGCGGCGGGCCAGCCCGAGAATTTCGACGGCGCCGAGTTTATTTACAGCCCGAAGTTCCAGGGCAGTCTGACGCTCGCTTATGATACGCCGGTGAGCGATACGCTGAATCTCACCGGAGCCGTCAGCGCGCGTTATCAGAGCAAGTCGAACACCATCTTCGAGGATATCGATCTCTACAAGGTCGATGCGTATGGCACCGTCAATGCCAGCCTTGGCCTAAAAGACGAAAGCGGCTGGTCCGTGTCGCTGTGGGCGAAAAATCTGTTCGACAAATATTATTGGTCGGCGGTCGCCAGCAACGCCAATGTCGTCGTGCGTTTCGCCAATCAGCCGCGAACCTATGGCCTGACGCTGGGTTATGATTTCTGA
- a CDS encoding oxygenase MpaB family protein, translating into MVRPPMQDEYLGTAIDFAAPIGEPALLAPDSVQWRVYKNPIALGIGGIAAVLLEFAEPRIRSGVWDHSTYKVDPIGRSRRTGLVAMLACYGPASNAKAVIGQVNRLHGKVKGETPAGDKYRALDPVLLDWVAATASYGFLMAYDRFVHRISDADKDRFMRDGDAIGREFGTRHTPPTVGAFMAMMDDLEPRFEPHPIIFEFLDIIQSGRAAPGVPRFLHRAIARASVSLLPGHIRARLDLGSKFDLTRFDRYALRLAGRLADRHVDRKAPHCKASVRMGLPHDFLFKSAAEQKRLLAAV; encoded by the coding sequence GTGGTGCGTCCGCCGATGCAGGATGAATATCTGGGGACGGCGATTGATTTCGCCGCCCCCATCGGCGAGCCCGCGTTGCTCGCCCCCGATAGCGTCCAGTGGCGCGTCTATAAAAACCCGATTGCGCTCGGCATCGGGGGGATCGCGGCGGTGCTGCTCGAATTTGCCGAGCCGCGCATCCGGTCGGGGGTTTGGGATCATTCGACGTACAAGGTCGACCCGATCGGCCGCTCGCGGCGGACCGGGCTCGTCGCGATGCTCGCCTGCTACGGTCCCGCAAGCAACGCCAAGGCGGTGATTGGGCAGGTCAACCGCCTGCACGGCAAGGTGAAGGGCGAAACGCCCGCGGGCGACAAATATCGTGCGCTCGACCCCGTGCTGCTCGACTGGGTTGCGGCGACCGCCTCTTATGGTTTTCTGATGGCCTATGATCGCTTCGTCCATCGGATCAGCGATGCCGACAAGGACCGCTTCATGCGCGATGGCGATGCGATCGGGCGCGAGTTTGGCACACGGCATACGCCGCCTACCGTGGGCGCGTTCATGGCGATGATGGACGATCTGGAACCGCGCTTCGAACCGCATCCGATCATCTTCGAATTTCTCGATATCATCCAGTCGGGCCGCGCTGCGCCGGGCGTTCCGCGCTTCCTGCATCGCGCGATTGCGCGCGCGTCGGTTTCGCTGTTGCCCGGCCATATAAGGGCGCGGCTCGACCTGGGGTCGAAGTTCGATCTAACGCGGTTCGACCGCTATGCGCTGCGGCTTGCCGGACGGCTGGCCGACCGCCATGTCGATCGCAAAGCGCCGCATTGCAAAGCAAGCGTGCGGATGGGCCTGCCGCATGACTTTCTGTTCAAATCAGCCGCCGAGCAAAAGCGCCTGTTGGCGGCGGTCTAG
- a CDS encoding amidohydrolase family protein has protein sequence MALRRSFAPSLMLLCSSMLLSASVAAKTAAPAYDLIIRGGTIYDGSGKAPVVGDVAIKNDRIVAVGKVDGTAKTEVAAKGMAVAPGFINMLSWATESLIADPKSQSDIRQGVTLEVMGEGWSMGPVNATMKRQETERQGDIKFPIEWTTLGEYLTYLEKRGVSTNVASFIGAATVRVHELGEGDVDPNPDQLARMRALVKQAMNEGAMGVGSSIIYAPGSYAETDELVALTSEAAKCGGMYISHMRSEGDRIEEAVDELIEISRRSGAPAEIYHLKMAGRSNWGKLDTIVKKIEDARAQGLKITTDMYTYTAGATGLDAAMPTWVQAGGLEEWIKRLKDPAIRARVAAEMKQPGSDWENLYFGAGADKMILSGFKSDALKPLTGKTLAEVAAMRGKPAEEVAMDLVVEDGSRVGTVYFLMSEDNVRKQIQLPWMSFGSDAASQSTEGVFLKSGAHPRTYGNFSRLLGRYVRDEKLISLEQAVYRLTTLPATNLGIKDRGALKPGYYADVVVFDPATIGDRSTFEKPHQYSVGMRDVFVNGVAVLKDGEHSGATPGRAVRGAGWNRCS, from the coding sequence ATGGCATTGCGTCGGTCGTTCGCCCCTTCCCTGATGCTGCTGTGCAGTTCGATGCTGCTCTCTGCATCGGTCGCCGCGAAAACCGCGGCGCCCGCGTATGATCTGATTATCCGCGGCGGAACGATTTACGACGGATCGGGCAAGGCGCCGGTCGTCGGCGATGTCGCGATCAAGAACGACCGTATCGTCGCGGTCGGCAAAGTCGATGGAACGGCAAAGACCGAAGTCGCGGCAAAGGGCATGGCGGTCGCGCCGGGCTTCATCAACATGCTGAGCTGGGCGACCGAGTCGCTGATTGCGGACCCGAAGAGCCAGAGCGACATCCGCCAGGGCGTGACGCTGGAGGTCATGGGCGAAGGCTGGTCGATGGGTCCGGTGAACGCGACGATGAAACGCCAAGAGACCGAGCGGCAGGGCGACATCAAATTTCCGATCGAGTGGACGACGCTCGGCGAATATCTGACCTACCTCGAAAAGCGCGGCGTTTCGACCAATGTCGCGAGCTTCATCGGCGCCGCGACGGTGCGCGTCCACGAACTGGGCGAAGGCGATGTCGACCCTAATCCCGACCAACTGGCGCGAATGCGTGCGCTCGTGAAGCAGGCGATGAACGAAGGCGCGATGGGGGTCGGCAGCTCGATCATCTATGCCCCAGGCTCCTACGCCGAAACCGACGAGCTTGTCGCGCTGACGAGCGAAGCCGCGAAATGCGGCGGCATGTATATCAGCCATATGCGTTCGGAAGGCGACCGGATCGAGGAGGCCGTCGACGAGTTGATCGAAATATCGCGCCGATCGGGCGCTCCCGCCGAAATCTATCACCTCAAAATGGCCGGACGCAGCAATTGGGGCAAGCTCGACACGATCGTGAAGAAGATCGAGGACGCGCGCGCCCAAGGGCTGAAGATCACGACCGACATGTACACCTATACTGCGGGCGCGACTGGGCTCGACGCCGCGATGCCAACCTGGGTGCAGGCGGGCGGGCTGGAAGAATGGATCAAGCGGCTCAAGGACCCCGCCATCCGCGCGCGCGTTGCCGCCGAGATGAAGCAGCCGGGCAGCGACTGGGAAAATCTCTATTTCGGTGCGGGCGCCGACAAGATGATCCTGTCGGGCTTCAAGAGCGACGCGCTCAAGCCGCTGACCGGCAAGACGCTTGCCGAAGTCGCGGCAATGCGCGGAAAGCCGGCCGAGGAAGTCGCCATGGACCTCGTCGTCGAGGATGGCTCGCGCGTCGGCACCGTCTATTTCCTGATGTCCGAGGATAATGTCCGCAAGCAGATCCAGCTTCCCTGGATGAGCTTTGGATCGGACGCCGCGTCGCAGTCGACCGAGGGCGTATTCCTGAAATCGGGCGCGCACCCGCGCACCTACGGCAATTTCTCGCGCTTGCTCGGTCGCTATGTTCGTGACGAGAAGCTGATTTCGCTCGAACAGGCAGTCTACCGGCTCACCACGCTTCCCGCGACCAATCTCGGCATCAAGGATCGCGGCGCGCTCAAGCCCGGCTACTACGCCGATGTCGTCGTCTTTGACCCCGCGACGATCGGCGACCGTTCGACCTTCGAGAAGCCGCACCAATATTCGGTCGGGATGCGCGATGTGTTCGTCAATGGCGTCGCGGTTCTGAAAGATGGCGAGCATAGCGGCGCGACGCCGGGCCGTGCGGTGCGCGGTGCGGGCTGGAACCGCTGCTCCTAG
- a CDS encoding helix-turn-helix domain-containing protein: protein MADGATPPTLGAVMKGIRGRNGWTLKEMSAKSGIPVSTLSKVEHDRLTLSYDKLQQLSQRLNLRMSDLFAEDEEDMTPRVTGRRSIGTIERAARVTTDNYDYHYLCTDLRQKRMIPIITRIRAHSAREFGELVHHQGEEFIYVLEGRIEVHSEFYDPVTLEVGQGIYIDSSMGHAYVVAEGFEEALVLGVCSSADDGLMDSLMSLHG from the coding sequence ATGGCGGATGGGGCAACCCCGCCGACGCTAGGCGCGGTGATGAAGGGTATAAGGGGCCGGAACGGCTGGACGCTCAAGGAAATGAGCGCGAAATCGGGGATCCCGGTATCGACGCTGTCGAAGGTCGAACATGACCGGCTGACGTTGAGCTATGACAAATTGCAGCAGCTAAGCCAGCGGCTGAACCTCCGCATGTCCGACCTGTTCGCCGAGGACGAAGAGGACATGACGCCGCGCGTGACGGGGCGCCGAAGCATCGGGACGATCGAGCGCGCGGCGCGCGTGACGACCGACAATTACGATTATCATTATCTCTGCACCGATTTGCGACAAAAGCGGATGATCCCGATCATCACGCGCATCCGCGCCCACAGCGCGCGCGAATTCGGCGAACTCGTCCATCATCAGGGCGAAGAGTTCATCTACGTCCTCGAAGGCCGGATCGAGGTGCACAGCGAATTCTACGACCCCGTCACGCTGGAGGTCGGCCAGGGCATCTACATCGATTCGTCGATGGGCCACGCCTATGTCGTCGCAGAGGGATTTGAGGAGGCGTTGGTGCTCGGCGTCTGTTCGAGCGCCGACGACGGGCTGATGGACAGCTTGATGAGCCTGCACGGCTGA